In Mangrovivirga cuniculi, the following proteins share a genomic window:
- a CDS encoding OmpA family protein produces MARTVFFFLLCFLCVAQSIFAQETQQINLERGLIAHFPLNEGPDDVTGNEITGTVNGAKLEESCRCGSNAYFFDGIDDYIEYDDKYQVLNGSRSGMTISFWFRPTRLYSEDFGLILGKWAFDKHRDQFAAFFNIENLISFTVADGVNYETGVYGRTRYGIEDWRHVILVWNKSGKMGVFVDGEMDRIDRQHGDGYNGVSDVTFKLGRQIVGQDRPYEGYIDEIKIWRRSLSFAEIDALWAEEKSFCNKMMIVGKTIDENTLTPISAEVTFEDLKTGRSIGSMITEEGLGDYEKQVDIGGKYAFYAKAKGYLPASFNIDTKEYRPNEEIVQDIYLVPIQVGSILRLNNIFFDYDKATLRDESRFELDRLIEIFEENPGMRVELGGHTDGDGSDAYNKKLSDRRANSVRTYLIGKGISEDRIEAVGYGESKPVADNFTEEGKQENRRVEFKIIDL; encoded by the coding sequence ATGGCAAGGACAGTATTCTTTTTTTTACTATGCTTTTTATGTGTTGCTCAATCAATTTTCGCCCAGGAAACTCAGCAAATCAATCTTGAAAGGGGACTGATTGCTCATTTTCCATTGAATGAAGGGCCCGATGATGTAACCGGAAATGAAATAACCGGTACAGTTAATGGAGCAAAATTAGAAGAATCATGCCGATGTGGCAGTAATGCATATTTTTTCGACGGTATTGACGATTACATTGAGTATGATGATAAATACCAGGTATTGAATGGAAGCCGCAGTGGTATGACAATTTCTTTTTGGTTCAGGCCAACAAGGCTTTATAGTGAAGACTTTGGTCTTATTCTTGGTAAATGGGCTTTTGATAAGCACCGTGATCAGTTTGCTGCATTTTTTAATATTGAAAATCTAATTTCCTTTACCGTTGCTGACGGAGTTAACTACGAAACAGGGGTGTACGGAAGAACGAGATATGGTATTGAAGACTGGCGTCATGTAATATTGGTATGGAATAAATCAGGAAAAATGGGAGTCTTTGTCGACGGGGAGATGGATCGGATCGATCGACAACATGGCGATGGATACAACGGAGTTTCTGATGTGACTTTCAAATTAGGAAGGCAAATAGTTGGTCAGGACAGGCCTTACGAAGGATATATCGATGAAATAAAAATATGGAGGCGTAGTCTGAGTTTTGCTGAAATTGATGCTCTTTGGGCAGAAGAAAAGTCATTTTGTAATAAGATGATGATTGTCGGTAAAACGATAGATGAAAATACTTTAACACCAATATCAGCTGAAGTCACTTTTGAGGATCTTAAAACAGGAAGATCGATAGGTTCGATGATAACTGAAGAAGGTCTGGGTGATTATGAAAAGCAAGTAGATATAGGCGGTAAGTATGCATTTTATGCAAAAGCTAAAGGATATTTACCTGCTTCATTTAATATTGATACAAAGGAGTATCGACCTAATGAAGAGATAGTTCAGGATATATATCTTGTTCCAATACAGGTGGGAAGTATCTTGAGACTGAATAATATCTTTTTTGACTACGATAAGGCGACTTTAAGAGACGAGTCCAGATTTGAACTGGATAGATTGATTGAAATATTTGAAGAAAATCCGGGGATGAGAGTTGAGCTTGGAGGACATACCGATGGCGATGGATCAGATGCTTATAATAAGAAACTGAGTGATAGAAGAGCCAATTCTGTACGAACATATTTGATTGGAAAAGGTATCTCTGAAGATAGAATTGAGGCAGTAGGATATGGTGAATCAAAGCCTGTTGCGGATAACTTTACAGAGGAAGGAAAGCAGGAAAACCGCCGCGTAGAGTTTAAGATCATTGATTTGTAA
- a CDS encoding tellurite resistance TerB family protein, producing MIFSNEKQLRILIEIAKSDGELHPDELSLILRIAEGNGIDHDTVKNYIAEPKPSGKLEALTFDQKFEYLYNIILLMKADRRITFKEIKHCQNIAKKLGFNPTVVSELSAHVYSDPSISADINMLHNKAKKYLVNKA from the coding sequence ATGATATTTAGCAATGAAAAGCAACTTCGTATTTTAATCGAAATTGCAAAATCTGATGGGGAATTACACCCGGATGAATTATCCTTGATTCTAAGGATAGCTGAAGGAAATGGAATCGATCATGATACAGTGAAAAACTATATTGCTGAGCCTAAACCATCGGGAAAGCTTGAAGCCCTTACTTTTGATCAAAAGTTCGAATATCTATATAACATTATCCTGCTGATGAAAGCAGATAGACGGATTACCTTCAAGGAAATAAAACATTGTCAGAATATCGCTAAAAAGCTAGGGTTTAATCCAACTGTCGTTAGTGAATTATCAGCGCACGTATATAGTGATCCATCAATCTCTGCTGATATCAATATGCTCCATAATAAAGCGAAAAAATACCTGGTAAATAAGGCTTAA